The genomic stretch GCGGCACCGGGCGGCACCGGCGGGCTGGTGCTGACGGCGCTGCACCGCGAGGACGCGGCCCTGCTGCGGCGCCTGATCGGCGATGCCGCGCGTGGCGGCGCGGGCGGCTCGCTGCGGATTCGGTCCAACGGGGCGGAGGATGCGCGCGAGTCGATGCAGGTGGCTTTCGTGTTGCCGCTGCCGGCCTCACCGGGGCTGGCGCTGGTGAAGATCGAGGACCTCGTGCGCCGCGCCGTGCCGTCCGTGGCGACGCTGAGCGCCCTGTTCGGCTTCAGCCGGGCCGAGGCCGAGGTGGCGCTCGGCCTCAGTGGCGGTGCGGGCGCGGAGGAGGTGGCGATCAGCCGTGGCGTATCACTCGACACCGTGCGGGGACAGATCCGGGCGATCCTGCGCAAATCCGATGCGGCGAACCTGCGCGACTTCGAACGCCTGATGGCGACGGTGGCGGCCAGTATCGCCGCGGCGGTATGACGTTCGGGCGGCGGCGCGCCGTCATCCCAGTCCCGGCAACAGGGCGCGCAGCCCATCGACGACCATCTGCACCGCGATCGCGGCCAGGATCAGCCCCATCACGCGGGTCATGATCACCCGCGCGGTATCCGACAGCAGCGCGCCGAATCTGGCACCCAGCAGCAGGACCACCGCGACGCACAGCAGCGCCGCGCCGAAGGCGACAACGCAGGCAGCCCAATCCGCCCCGCGATGCTGGGCCCGGCCTGCGAAGATGATCATGGTGGTGATGGCGCCGGGACCCATCAGCATCGGGAAGGCCAGGGGATAGAAGGCCACGCCGCCGGCAGCGCCGTCCGGCGACGCTGGCGCGTCGCCCGGTGTGCCGGCCAGCATGTCGAAGGCGATCTTCAGGACCATGAGCCCGCCGGCGACCTGCAGATCGTGGATGCCGATGCCGAAGAAGGCCAGGATCGGCGTGCCGGCCATCGCGGCGACAGCGCCGATCGCCGCGATGCACAGGACAACCTGCAGTGCGATCCCCCGCTGCGCCTGCGCACCGAGACCAGCCGTCAGCGCCAGGAACAAGGGCAGGCCGCCGAGCGGATTCATGATGGCGATCAGCGCGCCGAGAAACTTCAGGGCGAACGCGTCATCCACGCCCATCATCACCGTCTTCCCTCTCGTGTTCCGGGCCGCGTGCGTAGCAGGCGGCCAAGCCGTGCGGCAAAGCCGTGCAGCGGTGCTCCCGGGCCTGCCGCGCCGGATCGCGCCGCAAGCCCCTTGGGTCGTACGGTCATCCGGCCGGCACGAATGCGTCGAACCAGGCCGCGACCGCGGTCCAATCCCCCGCCGGCGCCGCGAGGACAAGGTAGCCGTCCGGGCGGACCACTTCGATGAAGCCGCTGCCCGCGGCGCTGCGGGGCGTGGGATCGATCAGCGCACCGAAGCGTTCGAGCAATCCGGGCGGTGGCGGCTCGTCGGCCCGCAGCACGAAGCGCGGCGTATCGCCCGCGCCATAGGGCGCCTCGCCTTCGACCGGCGGCACCCGCGATCCCGCCGCGCGTGGCGCGTGGCGCGAAGCGCCGTTGATCGGGCTGTGGGGGTAGCCGACCGACGTCTCGGCCGCAACATCCACCACCGCATGCTGCACGGGCGCGAAGCCGAGCAGCAGGTGCGCCAGGCCGTCGCGCAAGGCGCGGCCGGTGGCGCTGTCGATCAGCGTCGCCTTCGTCATGCGGCCCGCGGCCGCAATCACCGCCGCGCCCACCGGCCGGCGTTCGGCGTCGTAGCTGTCGAGCAAGGCGGGCCGGGCCAGGCCGCGACTGACAAGCGTGAGTTTCCACGCGAGATTTACCGCATCCTGCATGCCGGTGTTCATGCCCTGGGCGCCGGCCGGGCTGTGGATGTGCGCAGCATCGCCCGCGAGGAAGACGCGGCGGTCGCGATACCGCGGCACCTGGCGCTCGTTGATGCGGAAGGCGCTGCTCCAGATCAGCTCGGTCAAGGCTACCCCGCCCGGCCCGCGGTGGTCGAGGACCGCCTGCACCGCGGCCGCGTCCGGTGCCGCGCGTGGCGCGCTCCCCGCGGGGCCGTCGCTCGCGATCATGCGGTAGCGACCCGCCCCCAGCGGCAGGATGAGCAGCGGTCCGTCGGGATGCCAGTCG from Roseomonas fluvialis encodes the following:
- a CDS encoding FAD-dependent oxidoreductase gives rise to the protein MTDTVLIIGSGPVGLTLALELARYGVAVRIVDRIATRSTTSRAVGIWPRTLELLERQGLSDDLVARGNRVTAMNISSARKPIARIDLAAVASRYRFALMLPQSDTEEILERHLDAAGIRTGLGVELTGLDQDDAGVSATLRHADGREETARFAWLVGCDGAHSTIRHALGLSFDGDTMDTSWILADFRLNGAPFPPHEGFTDWHPDGPLLILPLGAGRYRMIASDGPAGSAPRAAPDAAAVQAVLDHRGPGGVALTELIWSSAFRINERQVPRYRDRRVFLAGDAAHIHSPAGAQGMNTGMQDAVNLAWKLTLVSRGLARPALLDSYDAERRPVGAAVIAAAGRMTKATLIDSATGRALRDGLAHLLLGFAPVQHAVVDVAAETSVGYPHSPINGASRHAPRAAGSRVPPVEGEAPYGAGDTPRFVLRADEPPPPGLLERFGALIDPTPRSAAGSGFIEVVRPDGYLVLAAPAGDWTAVAAWFDAFVPAG
- a CDS encoding helix-turn-helix transcriptional regulator — translated: MPIVTEDAAPVASGVLDALAVCALVVDSQAAVRLASVMSVAAIRRAGSGVALRPAAPGGTGGLVLTALHREDAALLRRLIGDAARGGAGGSLRIRSNGAEDARESMQVAFVLPLPASPGLALVKIEDLVRRAVPSVATLSALFGFSRAEAEVALGLSGGAGAEEVAISRGVSLDTVRGQIRAILRKSDAANLRDFERLMATVAASIAAAV
- a CDS encoding MarC family protein, which encodes MDDAFALKFLGALIAIMNPLGGLPLFLALTAGLGAQAQRGIALQVVLCIAAIGAVAAMAGTPILAFFGIGIHDLQVAGGLMVLKIAFDMLAGTPGDAPASPDGAAGGVAFYPLAFPMLMGPGAITTMIIFAGRAQHRGADWAACVVAFGAALLCVAVVLLLGARFGALLSDTARVIMTRVMGLILAAIAVQMVVDGLRALLPGLG